A stretch of the Camarhynchus parvulus chromosome 4, STF_HiC, whole genome shotgun sequence genome encodes the following:
- the HPSE gene encoding LOW QUALITY PROTEIN: heparanase (The sequence of the model RefSeq protein was modified relative to this genomic sequence to represent the inferred CDS: inserted 1 base in 1 codon; deleted 2 bases in 1 codon), with translation MLLELFQRVRKLLLTPEPLFPAGSSAGAPGPPSELLGGGAGGVGAAGQERXMLLPLLLPLLLLLPPALAEGNRAAKLRLGLRDSPRGEVSPAFLSLTLDASLARDPRYVALLSNSKLRVLATALSPGFLRFGGTETDFLIFDPNKDSTSEEKILWEFQAQQEACGSRPAFAAVEKVLLAQWPRQEKLILAEQNRKKHKNTTITKNTLDILYSFANCSGFHLIFGLNALLRKGGLQWDSSNAQALLDYCASQRYNISWELGNEPNSFRKKSGIHIDGFQLGQDFIHLRQLLNNYALYQHAKLYGPDVGQPRKHTRRLLRSFLKSGGKVIDSVTWHHYYVNGQSATRGDFLSPEVLDTFATAIYEVLEIVGQTVPDKKVWLGETSSAYGGGAPRLSNTYVAGFMWLDKLGLSARQGIDVVMRQVFFGAGTYHLVDASFEPLPDYWLSLLYKKLVGTKVLQVSLAGANKRKLRVYLHCTSSLNPKYREGDVTLFALNLYNVTQHLELPDYLLSKHVDQYLLLPHGKENILSRSIELNGRVLRMLDDETLPELVEKPLGPGRPLGLPAFSYGFYVIKNAKAIACI, from the exons ATGCTCTTGGAGCTCTTCCAGAGGGTGAGGAAGCTCCTGCTCACGCCAGAGCCGCTCTTCCCGGCGGGGAGT AGCGCTGGAGCTCCGGGCCCGCCCTCCGAGCTCCTCGGGGGTGGTGCCGGCGGTGTCGGCGCGGCGGGCCAGGAGc ggatgctgctgcctctgctgctgcctctgctgctgctgctgccgccggcACTGGCCGAGGGGAACCGAGCGGCGAAGCTGCGGCTGGGGCTCCGGGACAGCCCCCGAGGGGAGGTGAGCCCGGCTTTCCTCTCCCTCACCCTGGATGCCAGCCTCGCCCGGGACCCGCGCTATGTcgccctgctcag CAATTCCAAGCTGCGTGTCCTAGCAACGGCCCTGTCCCCAGGTTTCCTGAGGTTTGGTGGCACTGAGACAGACTTTCTTATCTTTGATCCCAACAAGGATTCaacctcagaagaaaaaatcctctgGGAATTTCAGGCACAGCAAG AGGCTTGTGGCTCAAGGCCTGCATTTGCTGCTGTTgagaaggtgctgctggctcaATGGCccaggcaggagaagctgaTTCTTGCCGAACAGAACcggaaaaagcacaaaaacacCACCATTACAA AAAATACACTGGATATTCTCTACAGCTTTGCAAACTGCTCAGGGTTTCACCTGATCTTTGGACTCAATGCCTTGCTGCGGAAAGGTGGCTTGCAGTGGGACAGCTCAAAcgcccaggcactgctggactACTGTGCTTCCCAGAGGTACAACATCTCCTGGGAACTCGGGAATG AGCCCAACAGCTTCAGGAAGAAATCTGGCATCCACATTGATGGCTTCCAGCTGGGGCAAGATTTTATTCACTTACGCCAACTGCTGAATAACTATGCCCTCTATCAGCATGCCAAGCTCTACGGCCCTGACGTTGGGCAGCCCCGAAAGCACACGCGGAGGCTGCTCAGAAG CTTCCTGAAATCGGGAGGGAAGGTGATTGACTCTGTCACATGGCACCA ttACTATGTGAATGGACAGAGTGCAACAAGGGGGGATTTCTTGAGCCCTGAAGTGTTGGACACCTTTGCCACAGCCATATATGAAGTCCTGGAG ATTGTTGGTCAGACTGTGCCGGACAAGAAGGTGTGGCTGGGAGAGACGAGCTCTGCCTATGGAGGAGGAGCTCCCAGACTGTCTAACACTTATGTTGCCGGTTTTAT GTGGCTGGACAAACTCGGGCTTTCAGCCAGGCAGGGGATTGATGTGGTAATGAGACAGGTTTTCTTTGGGGCAGGGACCTATCACCTGGTGGACGCCAGCTTTGAGCCTTTGCCG GACTACTGGCTCTCACTGCTCTACAAGAAGCTGGTGGGTACCAAGGTGCTGCAGGtcagcctggcaggagccaaCAAGAGGAAGCTCCGTGTCTACCTCCACTGCACAAGCAGCCTCAA CCCAAAGTACAGAGAAGGGGATGTGACACTGTTTGCTTTAAACCTCTACAACGTCACCCAACATTTGGAGCTACCAGATTACCTATTGAGCAAGCATGTGGATCAGTACCTCTTACTTCCTCATGGCAAAGAGAATATTCTTTCCAG gTCTATTGAGCTGAACGGCCGTGTGCTACGGATGCTGGATGATGAAACACTGCCAGAGCTTGTGGAAAAGCCCCTTGGTCCTGGCAGACCGCTTGGCCTTCCAGCCTTCTCCTACGGCTTTTATGTTATCAAAAATGCCAAAGCTATTGCGTGCATTTAA
- the COQ2 gene encoding 4-hydroxybenzoate polyprenyltransferase, mitochondrial encodes MTRMLRTITLNFDDEDSTGKTPPPPRLRPGAGRPGAPRMRSAARLRPAGSGAALRWRRRCWRGCAGVSPGSGTHSGSAPPARPLAAAAAAPPLLLRRFAAPPGPRSFSAAELVRAAPAPLQPYLRLMRLHQPAGTWLLYLPCTWSIGLAAAPGCLPDWRMLSLFGVGAVLMRGAGCTINDMWDRDYDRQVARTASRPLAAGDISTFQSLVFLGGQLSLALCVLLCLNYYSIILGASSLFLVITYPLMKRITYWPQLVLGFTFNWGALLGWSAIKGSCEWSVCLPLYFAGVMWTLVYDTIYAHQDKRDDIMIGVKSTALHFKKDTKQWLSGFSLAMLLSLCVAGMNCNQTLPYYSAVAAVGTHLAHQIYTLDIDKPEDCWKKFSSNRTVGILLFIGIVLGNLWK; translated from the exons ATGACACGAATGTTAAGAACGATCACGTTAAATTTCGACGACGAGGATTCCACCGGGAAGACACCACCCCCGCCCCGCCTCAGGCCCGGCGCGGGACGCCCAGGGGCGCCGCGCATGCGCAGTGCTGCGAGACTACGTCCCGCCGGCAGCGGGGCGGCGCTAAGATGGCGGCGGCGCTGCTGGCGCGGTTGTGCCGGGGTGTCCCCGGGCTCCGGGACACACTCGGgctccgcgccgcccgcccgccccctcgccgccgccgccgccgccccgccgctgTTGCTCCGCCGGTTCGCCGCGCCCCCGGGGCCGCGCAGCTTCTCGGCGGCCGAGCTGGTGCGCGCCGCGCCGGCCCCGCTGCAGCCGTACTTGCGGCTCATGCGCCTGCACCAGCCCGCCG GGACGTGGCTGCTCTACCTGCCGTGTACCTGGAGCATCGGGCTGGCGGCCGCGCCCGGCTGCCTCCCGGACTGGCGCATGCTGTCCCTGTTCGGCGTGGGAGCCGTGCTCATGCGAGGGGCCGGCTGCACCATCAATGACATGTGGGACCGCGACTATGACAGACAG gTTGCAAGGACAGCAAGCAGacccctggcagctggagaTATCTCCACTTTCCAGTCCTTGGTTTTTCTCGGGggacagctcagcctggcactgtGTGTGCTTCTGTGTCTGAATTACTACAG TATCATTCTGGGAGCATCCTCTTTATTCCTTGTGATCACCTACCCTCTGATGAAGAGAATAACATACTGGCCACAGCTAGTTTTAG GATTTACATTTAATTGGGGAGCCCTTCTTGGCTGGTCTGCCATCAAAGGGTCATGTGAGTGGTCTGTGTGTTTGCCCTTGTACTTTGCTGGAGTCATGTGGACACTGGTGTACGACACCATTTATGCACATCAG GATAAGAGGGATGACATCATGATTGGTGTGAAGTCAACTGCATTGCATTTCAAGAAGGACACAAAGCAGTGGCTCAGTGGCTTCAGCCTGGCAATGCTCCTGAGTTTGTGTGTGGCAGGGATGAATTGCAACCAAACCCTCCCATATTACTCGGCTGTGGCTGCCGTAGGGACTCACCTGGCACACCAG ATTTACACTTTGGACATAGACAAGCCCGAAGACTGTTggaaaaaattttcttcaaatcGTACTGTAGGAATTCTGCTCTTCATAGGGATTGTGCTTGGAAATCTGTGGAAATGA